The Platichthys flesus chromosome 18, fPlaFle2.1, whole genome shotgun sequence genome includes a window with the following:
- the ephx1 gene encoding epoxide hydrolase 1 produces MFTAVLVGVVVGGLIYYLVQRSKIQVLKAVDGWWVTGAAPDGEEDTTIRSFEVTTSDEELEDLYRRIDQTRPVASLEDSQFEYGFNSKYLEKVVSYWRNDFDWRRQIDKINQYPHFKTKIEGIDVHYLHVKPKKVPEGTTAIPLIMVHGWPGSFYEFYGLIPLLTEPTNPDDLVFEVVCPSIPGYGFSEAPQKKGFDSVCAANIFHKLMKRLGFQQFYAHGGDWGWLVTTNMAQLEPKIVKGLHVNFAPASRPSLRMVLSIMLGRHFPKLFGFTDLDIQNLYPFMDKVLVESLKESGYMHIQATKPDTAGRGLNDSPVGLAAYILEKFSTWTNSDFRNLEDGGITRKFSLDDLLTNVMIYWVSGCIIPSMRFYKENMGKGLDRPHVKIPVYVPTGFASFPNELMHTPKLWLKPKYPKIMTYSPMARGGHFAAMEEPGLMAEDIQKFAKGVEKKK; encoded by the exons ATGTTCACAGCGGTgttagttggtgtagtggttggaGGGCTTATCTACTACCTGGTTCAGAGGAGCAAGATCCAGGTTCTGAAGGCTGTGGATGGCTGGTGGGTAACTGGAGCAGCCCCTGATGGTGAGGAGGACACCACCATCCGCTCATTTGAAGTCACCaccagtgatgaagagctggag GACCTGTATCGTAGGATAGATCAGACGCGTCCTGTTGCCTCACTGGAGGACAGCCAGTTTGAATATGGCTTCAACTCCAAGTATTTGGAGAAGGTGGTGTCTTACTGGAGAAACGACTTTGACTGGAGGAGACAAATTGACAAAATCAACCAGTACCCCCACTTTAAAACCAAAATTGAAG GTATTGATGTCCATTACCTGCATGTGAAGCCCAAAAAGGTGCCAGAGGGAACTACTGCTATTCCTCTGATAATGGTTCACGGCTGGCCTGGGTCTTTCTATGAGTTCTACGGGCTGATCCCACTGCTTACAGAGCCAACCAACCCGGACGACCTTGTGTTTGAGGTGGTGTGTCCCTCCATACCAGGGTATGGTTTCTCTGAAGCCCCACAAAAGAAAG gCTTTGATTCAGTTTGTGCGGCGAACATCTTCCACAAGCTCATGAAGCGTCTGGGTTTCCAACAGTTCTACGCTCATGGAGGAGACTGGGGCTGGCTGGTCACCACCAACATGGCCCAGTTGGAGCCCAA GATAGTCAAAGGTTTGCATGTGAACTTTGCCCCAGCCTCAAGGCCTAGTCTGCGCATGGTTTTATCCATTATGCTCGGCCGCCACTTCCCTAAactctttggcttcactgaCCTGGACATTCAGAATCTCTACCCTTTCATGGACAAAGTGCTGGTGGAGTCCCTGAAAGAGAGTGGCTACATGCACATCCAGGCCACCAAGCCTGACACAGCGG GACGAGGACTGAATGACTCCCCAGTGGGTCTGGCTGCCTACATTCTGGAGAAGTTCTCCACATGGACCAACAGTGACTTCAGGAATCTGGAGGACGGCGGAATAACCAG GAAGTTCTCTCTGGACGACCTCCTGACTAATGTTATGATCTACTGGGTTTCTGGATGCATCATCCCGTCAATGAGGTTCTACAAGGAAAACATGGGCAAAGGTCTTGATCGTCCGCACGTTAA gaTACCTGTTTATGTTCCAACTGGGTTCGCCTCCTTCCCTAACGAGTTGATGCACACGCCTAAACTGTGGCTCAAACCCAAATATCCCAAAATCATGACCTACTCTCCTATGGCCCGCGGCGGCCATTTTGCAGCCATGGAAGAGCCCGGGCTGATGGCTGAAGACATCCAGAAGTTCGCCAAGGGAGTGGAGAAGAAAAAGTAA
- the srp9 gene encoding signal recognition particle 9 kDa protein encodes MPYFQTWEEFARAAEKLYLTDPMKVRVVLKYRHCDGNLCIKVTDNSVCLQYKTDQAQDVKKIEKLHGKLMRLMVSKETHSGSMETD; translated from the exons ATGCCTTATTTCCAGACTTGGGAGGAGTTCGCCCGCGCAGCCGAAAAACTGTACCTGACAGATCCTATGAAG GTCAGAGTGGTTCTCAAGTACAGACACTGCGACGGCAACCTCTGCATTAAAGTCACCGACAACTCCGTG TGTTTACAGTACAAGACAGACCAGGCCCAGGACGTGAAGAAGATCGAGAAGCTCCACGGAAAACTGATGAGGCTCATGGTGTCCAAGGAGACGCACAGTGGTTCCATGGAGACCGATTAA